A genome region from Tolypothrix sp. PCC 7712 includes the following:
- the ruvA gene encoding Holliday junction branch migration protein RuvA translates to MISYLKGIVAGVQTIGNNRVILTLEVNNIGYDLQIPQRLTKSLPESGGMVQIFTHYQVREEVPLLYGFASPAERDLFRHLQSVSGIGAALAITLLDTLELPDLVQAIIAANIQILIQAPGVGKKTAERICLELKSKLIEWRKSAGFFVATGGPAPGILEEVQMTLFALGYTPHEVSHALHVVSEDIGLPKDAYVEDWIKQAIAHLSSQAEC, encoded by the coding sequence ATGATTAGTTATCTCAAAGGTATCGTAGCTGGTGTTCAAACAATTGGTAATAATCGCGTTATTCTGACCCTTGAGGTGAATAACATCGGGTATGATTTGCAAATTCCCCAACGGCTGACTAAGTCTTTGCCGGAGTCGGGAGGAATGGTGCAAATCTTTACCCACTACCAAGTCCGGGAAGAAGTACCCTTGTTGTATGGCTTTGCTTCCCCAGCAGAACGAGACTTATTCCGCCACTTGCAAAGCGTCAGTGGGATTGGTGCAGCGTTAGCGATTACTTTATTAGACACCTTGGAACTACCCGATTTAGTCCAAGCAATTATCGCTGCGAATATCCAAATTCTCATTCAAGCCCCTGGTGTTGGCAAGAAAACCGCTGAACGCATTTGTTTAGAACTGAAAAGCAAACTAATCGAATGGCGTAAATCAGCGGGTTTCTTCGTCGCCACAGGCGGGCCAGCACCAGGTATTCTCGAAGAAGTGCAAATGACTCTCTTTGCTTTGGGCTATACCCCCCACGAAGTCAGCCACGCTTTGCACGTCGTTAGCGAAGACATTGGACTGCCCAAAGACGCTTATGTGGAAGACTGGATTAAACAAGCGATCGCACATCTGAGCAGTCAAGCTGAGTGCTAA
- a CDS encoding sucrose-phosphate phosphatase, protein MTSFLFVTDLDHTFVGNDEALVELSDRLEQHRQAYGTKIVYATGRSPKLYRELQIEKNLMPPDALVLSVGTEIYLDGSDNPDAGWSEILSQNWERNVVLSVTEKYPELILQPDSEQRPFKVSFFLEQAVAPGILSQLELQLQKHNLQIKLIYSSGIDLDIVPLTSDKGQAMQFLRQKWKFAAEQTVVCGDSGNDIALFAVGNERGIIVGNARPELLQWHNQYPANYRYLAQNFCAGGILEGLKYFGFLE, encoded by the coding sequence GTGACTAGTTTTTTATTTGTAACTGATTTAGACCATACCTTTGTCGGCAATGACGAGGCACTTGTAGAATTAAGCGATCGCTTAGAGCAACATCGCCAAGCCTACGGTACTAAAATTGTCTATGCTACAGGGCGATCGCCAAAATTATACCGAGAATTGCAAATTGAAAAAAACTTAATGCCACCAGATGCCCTCGTCCTTTCTGTGGGTACAGAAATTTACCTCGATGGTAGTGATAACCCTGATGCTGGTTGGTCAGAAATTCTTTCGCAGAATTGGGAGCGCAATGTAGTATTATCGGTAACTGAAAAATATCCTGAGTTAATTTTGCAACCAGATTCCGAACAGCGTCCCTTTAAAGTCAGCTTTTTCTTAGAACAAGCAGTAGCACCTGGTATTTTATCGCAACTTGAGCTACAGTTGCAAAAACATAATTTACAGATAAAGTTAATCTACAGCAGTGGAATTGATCTTGACATTGTTCCCCTAACCAGCGATAAAGGTCAGGCAATGCAATTTTTACGTCAAAAGTGGAAATTTGCAGCCGAACAAACTGTTGTCTGTGGTGATTCAGGTAATGATATTGCTTTATTCGCTGTAGGCAACGAACGGGGGATTATCGTCGGGAATGCCCGCCCTGAGTTACTTCAGTGGCACAATCAGTATCCCGCTAATTACCGTTACCTCGCACAAAATTTTTGTGCAGGTGGCATTCTGGAAGGACTAAAATATTTTGGATTTTTAGAATGA
- the bioF gene encoding 8-amino-7-oxononanoate synthase has translation MVTDPYAWLEQSLTTIRKADWYRSVQTINGTPGATVLLGGREVINFASNDYLGLAGDRRLIEAGVVATQEFGTGSTGSRLLSGHRELHRQLESAIASLKQTEDAIVFSSGYLANLGAIAALVGKRDLILSDQYNHSSLKNGAILSGAVVIEYPHCDITALKNQLIENRQNYRRCLILTDSVFSMDGDLCPLPELLDLADEFSCMLLVDEAHATGVLGKTGAGCVEHFGCTGKQLIQIGTLSKALGSLGGYVAGSATLIDFLRNRAPTWIYTTALSPADTAAALTAIEIVQQEPQRRTQLWANVDYLKKLMQQQVAELKLLPSASPILCFQLPSATAALAVGKSLQEAGIFAPAIRPPTVPTSRIRISAMATHQATHIDKLVAALGEFVIRNEG, from the coding sequence ATGGTGACAGATCCTTATGCTTGGCTAGAGCAGTCTTTAACAACAATTCGTAAGGCCGATTGGTATCGCTCAGTACAAACAATCAATGGAACTCCCGGTGCTACTGTGTTACTAGGGGGGCGAGAAGTAATTAATTTTGCCAGCAATGACTATTTAGGATTAGCCGGGGATCGGCGCTTAATTGAAGCCGGGGTTGTAGCTACTCAAGAATTTGGCACAGGAAGCACAGGTTCTCGACTACTTAGTGGACATCGAGAATTACATAGACAATTAGAAAGTGCGATCGCATCTTTAAAACAAACAGAAGATGCTATAGTATTTAGTTCCGGCTATTTAGCCAATTTAGGTGCGATCGCAGCTTTGGTAGGTAAGCGCGATTTAATTCTCTCAGACCAGTACAATCATTCCAGCCTGAAAAATGGCGCAATCCTCAGTGGTGCGGTAGTAATTGAATATCCCCACTGTGATATCACAGCTTTAAAAAATCAGTTAATTGAAAATAGACAAAATTACCGACGCTGTTTAATCCTCACCGATAGCGTTTTTAGTATGGATGGTGATTTATGTCCTTTGCCAGAACTATTAGATTTAGCTGATGAATTTAGCTGTATGCTGCTAGTGGATGAAGCCCACGCCACTGGCGTACTAGGTAAAACTGGCGCAGGGTGTGTAGAACACTTTGGTTGTACAGGTAAGCAATTAATCCAAATTGGCACATTGAGTAAAGCTTTAGGTAGTTTAGGCGGATATGTCGCCGGCAGTGCCACCTTAATTGACTTTCTACGCAATCGCGCCCCCACTTGGATTTACACCACAGCCCTTTCACCCGCAGACACAGCCGCCGCCTTAACCGCCATTGAGATAGTACAGCAAGAACCACAACGCCGCACCCAATTATGGGCGAATGTCGATTATTTAAAAAAGTTAATGCAACAACAGGTAGCTGAATTAAAATTACTACCTTCAGCATCACCTATATTATGTTTTCAATTGCCCAGCGCCACAGCCGCATTAGCAGTAGGTAAGTCTTTACAAGAGGCGGGGATTTTTGCCCCAGCCATTCGTCCCCCCACCGTCCCCACCAGCCGCATTCGCATATCTGCAATGGCAACCCATCAAGCAACGCATATTGATAAGCTGGTAGCAGCATTGGGAGAATTTGTAATTCGTAACGAGGGGTAA
- a CDS encoding serine/threonine-protein kinase yields the protein MQKVLGGGGFGITYSAIEQTTGKLFVIKTLNHIQQAKADFDSQQVKFVNEALRLAQCSHPHIVKVNEVIKEGELWGMVMEYIDGQDLAKYIDERGQLSEAEALKYINQIGQALEYVHAKGFLHRDIKPNNILLRRDTQEAVLIDFGLTREFQGGKTGSMTNARTEGYAPIEQYERRGNFGAYTDVYALAGTLYSLLTAEVPLPANFRKTGIPLHPPQQFNLAISDRVNEAILKGMALNVEERPQTVGEWLELINPKLEVDSLKSAVGMDYTRLRDLLTAGEWQKADEETGRVMLAVAAREKEGWLDIEHIDNFPCKDLRTIDQLWVKYSNGRFGFSVQKRIYQSLAGTREYNEEIWRAFADSVGWRKDGKWMYYNDLTFDLTAPVAHLPGEGWGFGVALVGFFWVSSLASRLVKCNI from the coding sequence GTGCAAAAAGTCCTTGGTGGCGGTGGTTTTGGTATTACTTACAGCGCCATTGAACAAACCACAGGTAAATTATTTGTCATCAAAACCCTGAATCACATCCAACAAGCAAAAGCAGACTTTGACTCACAACAGGTAAAATTTGTCAACGAAGCCCTACGTTTAGCCCAATGTAGTCATCCCCATATTGTGAAAGTCAACGAAGTCATCAAAGAAGGTGAACTTTGGGGAATGGTAATGGAGTATATTGATGGGCAAGATTTAGCTAAATATATTGATGAACGCGGACAATTATCAGAAGCAGAAGCGCTAAAGTACATTAACCAAATTGGACAAGCTTTAGAATATGTCCACGCCAAAGGATTTTTACATCGAGATATTAAGCCCAACAATATTTTATTGCGACGCGATACACAAGAAGCTGTATTAATTGACTTTGGGTTAACCCGTGAGTTTCAAGGCGGTAAAACTGGTAGTATGACTAATGCCAGAACTGAAGGTTATGCACCCATTGAACAGTATGAAAGACGGGGAAATTTTGGTGCTTACACAGATGTTTATGCTTTAGCTGGAACTTTATATAGTTTGCTCACTGCGGAAGTTCCTTTACCAGCTAATTTTCGCAAAACTGGTATACCTTTACACCCGCCACAGCAATTTAATTTAGCGATTAGCGATAGAGTTAATGAAGCGATTCTCAAGGGGATGGCGTTGAATGTGGAAGAACGGCCTCAGACAGTGGGGGAATGGTTAGAATTAATCAATCCCAAATTGGAAGTTGACAGTCTCAAATCTGCTGTGGGGATGGACTACACGAGACTGCGTGACTTACTGACAGCAGGGGAGTGGCAAAAAGCGGATGAAGAAACAGGGCGAGTTATGTTAGCTGTAGCGGCGAGAGAAAAGGAAGGCTGGCTTGATATTGAACATATTGATAACTTTCCTTGCAAAGACCTGCGTACTATAGACCAGTTATGGGTAAAATACAGCAACGGTCGCTTTGGTTTCTCTGTGCAAAAGCGCATTTATCAAAGTCTGGCTGGAACCAGAGAATATAACGAAGAAATATGGCGAGCCTTCGCTGACTCAGTTGGCTGGAGAAAGGACGGAAAGTGGATGTACTACAACGACCTTACTTTTGACCTCACAGCACCAGTAGCCCACCTCCCTGGGGAGGGGTGGGGGTTTGGGGTGGCGTTGGTTGGGTTTTTTTGGGTCTCTTCTCTTGCGTCGAGACTTGTAAAGTGTAATATATAA
- the ilvA gene encoding threonine ammonia-lyase, biosynthetic, whose protein sequence is MYCDYLVQILTARVYDVAQETPLEYAPNLSRRLNNQLLLKREDMQSVFSFKLRGAYNKMVNLPSDLLKQGVIAASAGNHAQGVALSASRLGTQAIIVMPVTTPQVKVDAVKARGGHVVLHGNTYDDAYAYARQLEAEKGLTFIHPFDDPDVIAGQGTIGMEILRQYQQPIHAIFVAIGGGGLIAGIAAYVKRLRPEIKIIGVEPVDADAMSQSLKAGKRVRLSQVGLFADGVAVREVGEETFHLCQQYVDEIILVDTDDTCAAIKDVFEDTRSILEPAGALAIAAAKAYAEREQIEGQTLVAVACGANMNFDRLRFVAERAELGERREAIFAVTIPEEQGSLRKFCECIGNRNLTEFNYRIASAQEAHIFVGLQVQNRADAVKMRETIESCGFQTLDLTDDELTKLHLRHMVGGHSPLAEHELLYRFEFPERPGALMKFVGSMSPNWNISMFHYRNNGADYGKIVVGIQVPPQEMAEWQAFLDTLGYQYWDENKNPAYKLFLG, encoded by the coding sequence ATGTATTGTGACTACCTGGTTCAAATTCTCACTGCCCGTGTATATGATGTTGCCCAGGAAACACCTTTAGAGTATGCGCCAAATCTGTCTCGCAGACTGAATAATCAGCTATTGCTGAAGCGGGAAGATATGCAATCAGTATTTTCTTTTAAGCTGCGTGGCGCTTATAACAAGATGGTAAACCTGCCATCAGATTTATTAAAGCAAGGTGTGATTGCCGCATCCGCCGGCAACCATGCCCAAGGTGTCGCTTTATCTGCTAGCCGCTTGGGAACGCAAGCGATTATTGTCATGCCAGTAACCACACCCCAGGTAAAGGTGGATGCAGTTAAAGCCAGAGGTGGACACGTGGTATTACATGGTAATACCTACGATGATGCCTATGCTTATGCCCGGCAACTAGAAGCCGAAAAGGGACTTACCTTCATTCACCCCTTTGATGATCCCGATGTCATAGCCGGACAGGGTACAATTGGTATGGAAATTTTACGGCAATATCAACAACCCATCCATGCAATTTTTGTGGCGATTGGTGGTGGTGGGTTGATTGCGGGAATTGCGGCTTATGTGAAGCGGTTGCGTCCAGAAATCAAAATCATTGGTGTGGAACCAGTGGATGCGGATGCAATGAGTCAATCGCTGAAAGCTGGAAAGCGGGTGAGATTATCTCAGGTGGGTTTATTTGCTGATGGCGTAGCAGTGCGGGAAGTGGGGGAAGAAACCTTTCACCTGTGTCAGCAATATGTAGATGAAATCATCTTGGTAGATACCGATGATACCTGCGCGGCGATTAAAGATGTATTTGAAGATACCCGTTCCATTTTAGAACCAGCGGGAGCATTGGCGATCGCAGCTGCTAAAGCCTACGCGGAACGAGAACAAATCGAAGGACAAACTTTAGTTGCTGTGGCTTGCGGTGCGAACATGAACTTCGACCGTTTGCGCTTTGTCGCGGAACGCGCCGAACTGGGGGAACGTCGCGAAGCTATTTTTGCAGTCACCATCCCCGAAGAACAGGGAAGTCTGCGGAAATTTTGTGAATGTATCGGCAATCGTAATTTAACTGAGTTTAACTATCGCATTGCCAGCGCCCAAGAAGCACATATTTTTGTCGGCTTGCAAGTTCAAAACCGTGCCGATGCGGTGAAGATGCGAGAAACTATTGAGAGTTGCGGTTTTCAAACCCTCGACCTCACCGACGACGAACTGACAAAACTGCATCTACGCCACATGGTAGGCGGACATTCACCCCTAGCAGAACATGAATTACTCTACCGCTTTGAGTTCCCCGAACGCCCAGGGGCGTTAATGAAATTCGTCGGTTCCATGAGTCCTAACTGGAATATTAGTATGTTCCACTACCGCAATAATGGAGCAGACTACGGAAAAATTGTTGTCGGTATCCAAGTTCCACCGCAAGAGATGGCAGAGTGGCAAGCATTTTTGGATACCCTTGGTTACCAGTATTGGGATGAAAACAAGAACCCCGCCTACAAGTTGTTTTTGGGATAA